From the genome of Onthophagus taurus isolate NC chromosome 5, IU_Otau_3.0, whole genome shotgun sequence, one region includes:
- the LOC111418438 gene encoding V-type proton ATPase subunit H isoform X1, which yields MATTSQVVNDPKLKEIMTSLDDDKIDMLAATSVLQQQATDVRSEKVTWQSYLQSQMISQDDYKFIVAFDVQDNAKRENLLRADRLQCARTFLNLLGHVSKDNTLRYILVLIDDMLQEDRTRVEIFHEYALKTKESVWSPFLNLLNRQDGFITNMTSRVIAKIACWSHTPMERSDLQYYLTWLKDQLTTQYKGLAEMQHQADTARLAGFDAPRVGGLGDYDEDLPLDLSNNEYIQSVARCLQMMLRIDEYRFAFVSVDGISTLLSVLSGRVNFQVQYQLIFCIWVLTFNPLLAEKMNKFNVIPILADILSDSVKEKVTRIVLAVFRNLIEKPDDAQVAKEHCIAMVQSKVLKQLNILEQRKFDDEDVTADVEFLTEKLQASVQDLSSFDEYATEVKSGRLEWSPVHKSKFWRENAQRLNEKNYELLRILIHHLETSKDPLVLSVASYDIGEYVRHYPRGKHVIEQLGGKQLVMQLLAHEDPNVRYEALLAVQKLMVHNWEYLGRQLEKDQATGDTKQGTAPISGKA from the exons ATGGCTACTACATCCCAAGTGGTCAACGATCCCAAGTTAAAAGAGATCATGACATCTTTAGACGACGACAAAATCG ATATGTTAGCCGCCACAAGCGTTCTACAACAACAAGCGACCGATGTTCGTAGCGAAAAAGTTACATGGCAATCATATCTTCA ATCCCAAATGATTTCCCAAGATGATTACAAATTCATCGTGGCTTTCGATGTCCAAGACAACGCGAAACGTGAGAATTTATTGCGCGCCGACCGGCTACAATGCGCAAGAACGTTTTTAAACCTCCTCGGACATGTTTCTAAAGATAATACTTTAAGATATATCTTAGTATTGATCGATGATATGTTAcaa GAGGATCGCACTCGCGTCGAGATTTTCCACGAATACGCCTTAAAAACGAAAGAATCCGTTTGGTCCCCAttcttaaatcttttaaatcgCCAAGATGGATTCATCACCAATATGACTTCGAGG gtTATCGCAAAAATCGCGTGTTGGTCCCACACCCCGATGGAGCGCTCCGATTTGCAATATTATTTAACTTGGTTAAAAGACCAACTTACCACTCAG TACAAGGGTTTAGCCGAGATGCAACACCAAGCCGACACTGCTCGTTTGGCCGGATTTGACGCCCCGAGGGTTGGTGGTTTAGGGGATTATGATGAGGACTTGCCTTTGGATCTTTCG aACAACGAATACATCCAATCAGTGGCTCGTTGTTTACAAATGATGCTAAGAATCGACGAGTATCGATTTGCTTTTGTATCAGTCGATGGTATTTCAACCTTATTATCCGTATTATCCGGTCGCGTTAACTTCCAAGTGCAATATCagttaatattttgtatttggGTGTTAACTTTTAACCCCCTTTTGGCggaaaaaatgaacaaattcAACGTAATCCCGATATTAGCCGATATCTTAAGCGATTCCGTTAAAGAGAAAGTTACAAGAATAGTTTTGGCCGTGTTCCGAAACTTGATTGAGAAACCAGATGATGCTCAAGTCGCTAAAGAACATTGTATCGCAATGGTACAAAGCAAAGTACTCAAACAACTCAACATCCTCGAGCAGAGGAAATTTGATGACGAAGATGTTACAGCGGATGTTGAATTTTTAACTGAAAAATTACAAGCTTCCGTTCAAGATTTGAGTTCGTTCGATGAATACGCAACGGAAGTTAAAAGCGGAAGATTGGAATGGTCTCCGGTGCATAAAAGCAAATTTTGGCGCGAAAACGCGCAACGTTTGAACGAAAAGAATTACGAacttttaaggattttgattcACCACTTAGAAACGAGCAAAGACCCCCTTGTTTTGAGCGTTGCGAGTTATGATATTGGCGAATACGTGCGACATTATCCAAGAGGAAAACA tGTCATCGAGCAATTGGGCGGAAAACAACTTGTTATGCAATTATTGGCCCATGAAGACCCGAATGTTCGTTATGAGGCGTTGTTGGCTGTTCAAAAATTGATGGTGCATAATTGGGAGTATTTGGGAAGGCAGTTGGAGAAGGATCAGGCGACAGGTGATACTAAACAGGGTACTGCACCTATTTCTGGAAAAGcgtaa
- the LOC111418438 gene encoding V-type proton ATPase subunit H isoform X2, whose product MATTSQVVNDPKLKEIMTSLDDDKIDMLAATSVLQQQATDVRSEKVTWQSYLQSQMISQDDYKFIVAFDVQDNAKRENLLRADRLQCARTFLNLLGHVSKDNTLRYILVLIDDMLQEDRTRVEIFHEYALKTKESVWSPFLNLLNRQDGFITNMTSRVIAKIACWSHTPMERSDLQYYLTWLKDQLTTQNNEYIQSVARCLQMMLRIDEYRFAFVSVDGISTLLSVLSGRVNFQVQYQLIFCIWVLTFNPLLAEKMNKFNVIPILADILSDSVKEKVTRIVLAVFRNLIEKPDDAQVAKEHCIAMVQSKVLKQLNILEQRKFDDEDVTADVEFLTEKLQASVQDLSSFDEYATEVKSGRLEWSPVHKSKFWRENAQRLNEKNYELLRILIHHLETSKDPLVLSVASYDIGEYVRHYPRGKHVIEQLGGKQLVMQLLAHEDPNVRYEALLAVQKLMVHNWEYLGRQLEKDQATGDTKQGTAPISGKA is encoded by the exons ATGGCTACTACATCCCAAGTGGTCAACGATCCCAAGTTAAAAGAGATCATGACATCTTTAGACGACGACAAAATCG ATATGTTAGCCGCCACAAGCGTTCTACAACAACAAGCGACCGATGTTCGTAGCGAAAAAGTTACATGGCAATCATATCTTCA ATCCCAAATGATTTCCCAAGATGATTACAAATTCATCGTGGCTTTCGATGTCCAAGACAACGCGAAACGTGAGAATTTATTGCGCGCCGACCGGCTACAATGCGCAAGAACGTTTTTAAACCTCCTCGGACATGTTTCTAAAGATAATACTTTAAGATATATCTTAGTATTGATCGATGATATGTTAcaa GAGGATCGCACTCGCGTCGAGATTTTCCACGAATACGCCTTAAAAACGAAAGAATCCGTTTGGTCCCCAttcttaaatcttttaaatcgCCAAGATGGATTCATCACCAATATGACTTCGAGG gtTATCGCAAAAATCGCGTGTTGGTCCCACACCCCGATGGAGCGCTCCGATTTGCAATATTATTTAACTTGGTTAAAAGACCAACTTACCACTCAG aACAACGAATACATCCAATCAGTGGCTCGTTGTTTACAAATGATGCTAAGAATCGACGAGTATCGATTTGCTTTTGTATCAGTCGATGGTATTTCAACCTTATTATCCGTATTATCCGGTCGCGTTAACTTCCAAGTGCAATATCagttaatattttgtatttggGTGTTAACTTTTAACCCCCTTTTGGCggaaaaaatgaacaaattcAACGTAATCCCGATATTAGCCGATATCTTAAGCGATTCCGTTAAAGAGAAAGTTACAAGAATAGTTTTGGCCGTGTTCCGAAACTTGATTGAGAAACCAGATGATGCTCAAGTCGCTAAAGAACATTGTATCGCAATGGTACAAAGCAAAGTACTCAAACAACTCAACATCCTCGAGCAGAGGAAATTTGATGACGAAGATGTTACAGCGGATGTTGAATTTTTAACTGAAAAATTACAAGCTTCCGTTCAAGATTTGAGTTCGTTCGATGAATACGCAACGGAAGTTAAAAGCGGAAGATTGGAATGGTCTCCGGTGCATAAAAGCAAATTTTGGCGCGAAAACGCGCAACGTTTGAACGAAAAGAATTACGAacttttaaggattttgattcACCACTTAGAAACGAGCAAAGACCCCCTTGTTTTGAGCGTTGCGAGTTATGATATTGGCGAATACGTGCGACATTATCCAAGAGGAAAACA tGTCATCGAGCAATTGGGCGGAAAACAACTTGTTATGCAATTATTGGCCCATGAAGACCCGAATGTTCGTTATGAGGCGTTGTTGGCTGTTCAAAAATTGATGGTGCATAATTGGGAGTATTTGGGAAGGCAGTTGGAGAAGGATCAGGCGACAGGTGATACTAAACAGGGTACTGCACCTATTTCTGGAAAAGcgtaa
- the LOC111418444 gene encoding putative autophagy-related protein 11 isoform X1: MGSSHSTKNDFNQSTIQHLQETLHLNNVLIANLSQETRSLKAKMAQSAEKDSNFSTVLETMHEELLKFKENMTEVTENINKSQSEKEIEKLKRDNTALYSKLKGIDLNYSADSNKISALMMLEAEMNVEKNKLGAKLEDLKGTMEKATIKFVEEMEKAQKDIEMVLGRCKERLELIKEMGINLENSKEMEKIKNILLQQNNGFIKDLMEKSSFLANNIQKPVANQSTLIPTLNHQIKNNLDIEIEKEPLKELNISEKNVEKFPEKQPDDDLKILIFYAEENDDEDVEDKTRSILRKLTKMNLTKIKANRMGKKGDKPRAIIVTLDKVDTLNDIMKSRYTLKETEFKGIKIIKFNKDHKKAPNTAKNELAKKNKAADATNPLLSDESDCEQGEEVKENDEDEKDEDLPYKIILHYVPENDNEYDHVVGILRVLTNRPLRNVGYRRLGLKPKNHVRPLVVSFQNEKYVNDCIKNRCLLKDNGFPKIRVCYYRDDLESQVGG, from the exons ATGGGTTCCTCCCACAGTACAAAGAACGATTTTAATCAATCAACAATTCAACACCTTCAAGAAACGCTACACCTAAACAACGTTTTAATCGCAAATTTAAGTCAAGAAACCCGATCTTTAAAAGCGAAAATGGCTCAAAGCGCAGAAAAGGATTCTAATTTTTCTACAGTTCTCGAAACGATGCACgaagaattattaaagtttaaagaaaacatGACCGAGGTAACAGAAAACATCAATAAAAGCCAATCAGAAAAGGAAATAGAGAAATTAAAACGCGATAATACAGCGTTATACTCCAAATTGAAAGGTATTGACCTTAATTATTCCGCGGATAGTAACAAAATATCCGCGTTAATGATGTTAGAGGCTGAGATGAATGTTGAAAAGAATAAACTTGGGGCGAAATTGGAGGATTTAAAGGGAACTATGGAGAAGGCGACGATTAAATTTGTTGAGGAGATGGAAAAGGCACAAAAAGATATTGAAATGGTTTTGGGGAGGTGTAAAGAACGATTGGAATTAATTAAAGAGATGGGGATTAATCTTGAAAATTCGAAAGAAATggagaaaatcaaaaatatccttttacaacaaaataatgGTTTTATAAAGGATTTAATGGAAAAAAGTT CTTTTTTAGCAAACAATATCCAAAAACCAGTCGCAAATCAATCAACATTGATACCAACtttaaatcatcaaataaaaaataatttagatattgaaatcgaaaaagagccattaaaagaattaaacatttctgaaaagaatgttgaaaaatttcCCGAAAAACAACCTGATgatgacttaaaaattttaattttttacgcTGAAGAAAATGACGACGAAGACGTTGAAGATAAAACCCGTTCAATTCTCAGAAAGCTAACAAAAATGAATCTAACTAAAATCAAAGCGAATCGAATGGGTAAAAAAGGAGATAAACCTCGAGCTATAATCGTAACTTTAGATAAAGTTGATACATTAAATGATATCATGAAATCGCGATATACATTAAAAGAAACAGAATTTAAaggtataaaaattatcaagTTTAATAAGGATCATAAAAAAGCACCAAATACTGCGAAAAATgagttagcaaaaaaaaataaagctgcTGATGCAACTAATCCTTTATTATCAGACGAATCAGATTGCGAACAAGGTGAAGAGGTTAAAGAGAATGATGAAGATGAGAAAGACGAAGATTTaccatataaaataattttacattaTGTGCCAGAAAATGATAACGAATACGATCACGTCGTAGGGATTTTAAGAGTATTAACCAATCGGCCTTTAAGAAACGTAGGGTATCGAAGACTTGGATTAAAACCCAAAAATCACGTAAGACCGCTTGTCGTTTCATTCCAAAATGAGAAATATGTTAATGATTGTATAAAAAATCGATGTTTGTTGAAGGATAATGGATTTCCTAAGATTAGGGTTTGTTATTATCGAGATGATTTAGAATCACAAGTTGGCGGTtga
- the LOC111418444 gene encoding putative autophagy-related protein 11 isoform X2 — MGSSHSTKNDFNQSTIQHLQETLHLNNVLIANLSQETRSLKAKMAQSAEKDSNFSTVLETMHEELLKFKENMTEVTENINKSQSEKEIEKLKRDNTALYSKLKGIDLNYSADSNKISALMMLEAEMNVEKNKLGAKLEDLKGTMEKATIKFVEEMEKAQKDIEMVLGRCKERLELIKEMGINLENSKEMEKIKNILLQQNNGFIKDLMEKSSNNIQKPVANQSTLIPTLNHQIKNNLDIEIEKEPLKELNISEKNVEKFPEKQPDDDLKILIFYAEENDDEDVEDKTRSILRKLTKMNLTKIKANRMGKKGDKPRAIIVTLDKVDTLNDIMKSRYTLKETEFKGIKIIKFNKDHKKAPNTAKNELAKKNKAADATNPLLSDESDCEQGEEVKENDEDEKDEDLPYKIILHYVPENDNEYDHVVGILRVLTNRPLRNVGYRRLGLKPKNHVRPLVVSFQNEKYVNDCIKNRCLLKDNGFPKIRVCYYRDDLESQVGG; from the exons ATGGGTTCCTCCCACAGTACAAAGAACGATTTTAATCAATCAACAATTCAACACCTTCAAGAAACGCTACACCTAAACAACGTTTTAATCGCAAATTTAAGTCAAGAAACCCGATCTTTAAAAGCGAAAATGGCTCAAAGCGCAGAAAAGGATTCTAATTTTTCTACAGTTCTCGAAACGATGCACgaagaattattaaagtttaaagaaaacatGACCGAGGTAACAGAAAACATCAATAAAAGCCAATCAGAAAAGGAAATAGAGAAATTAAAACGCGATAATACAGCGTTATACTCCAAATTGAAAGGTATTGACCTTAATTATTCCGCGGATAGTAACAAAATATCCGCGTTAATGATGTTAGAGGCTGAGATGAATGTTGAAAAGAATAAACTTGGGGCGAAATTGGAGGATTTAAAGGGAACTATGGAGAAGGCGACGATTAAATTTGTTGAGGAGATGGAAAAGGCACAAAAAGATATTGAAATGGTTTTGGGGAGGTGTAAAGAACGATTGGAATTAATTAAAGAGATGGGGATTAATCTTGAAAATTCGAAAGAAATggagaaaatcaaaaatatccttttacaacaaaataatgGTTTTATAAAGGATTTAATGGAAAAAAGTT CAAACAATATCCAAAAACCAGTCGCAAATCAATCAACATTGATACCAACtttaaatcatcaaataaaaaataatttagatattgaaatcgaaaaagagccattaaaagaattaaacatttctgaaaagaatgttgaaaaatttcCCGAAAAACAACCTGATgatgacttaaaaattttaattttttacgcTGAAGAAAATGACGACGAAGACGTTGAAGATAAAACCCGTTCAATTCTCAGAAAGCTAACAAAAATGAATCTAACTAAAATCAAAGCGAATCGAATGGGTAAAAAAGGAGATAAACCTCGAGCTATAATCGTAACTTTAGATAAAGTTGATACATTAAATGATATCATGAAATCGCGATATACATTAAAAGAAACAGAATTTAAaggtataaaaattatcaagTTTAATAAGGATCATAAAAAAGCACCAAATACTGCGAAAAATgagttagcaaaaaaaaataaagctgcTGATGCAACTAATCCTTTATTATCAGACGAATCAGATTGCGAACAAGGTGAAGAGGTTAAAGAGAATGATGAAGATGAGAAAGACGAAGATTTaccatataaaataattttacattaTGTGCCAGAAAATGATAACGAATACGATCACGTCGTAGGGATTTTAAGAGTATTAACCAATCGGCCTTTAAGAAACGTAGGGTATCGAAGACTTGGATTAAAACCCAAAAATCACGTAAGACCGCTTGTCGTTTCATTCCAAAATGAGAAATATGTTAATGATTGTATAAAAAATCGATGTTTGTTGAAGGATAATGGATTTCCTAAGATTAGGGTTTGTTATTATCGAGATGATTTAGAATCACAAGTTGGCGGTtga